A genomic region of Trifolium pratense cultivar HEN17-A07 linkage group LG3, ARS_RC_1.1, whole genome shotgun sequence contains the following coding sequences:
- the LOC123918953 gene encoding syntaxin-52-like: MASSSDSWMKEYNEAMKLADDITGMISEHNSFPSSGPETQRHASAIRRKITILGTRLDSLQSLLSKVPVKSDKEMNRRKDNLASLRSKVNQMASTLNMSNFANRDSLFGPEIKPDAMSRTVGLDNNGLVGLQRQVMKEQDEGLEKLEETVLSTKHIALAVNEELSLHTRLIDDLDEHVEVTDSRLRRVQKNLAVLNKRTKGGCSCLCMLLSVIGIVVLVVVIWLLVKYL; this comes from the exons ATGGCATCTTCTTCAGACTCATGGATGAAGGAATATAATGAAGCAATGAAACTTGCCGATGATATCACTGGCATGATTTCTGAACATAATTCATTTCCTTCGTCCGGACCAGAAACACAGCGTCATGCATCTGCTATAAGAAGGAAGATCACAATATTGGGGACCAGACTGGATAGCTTGCAATCCCTTTTGTCAAAGGTCCCTGTAAA GTCTGACAAAGAGATGAATCGTCGCAAGGACAATCTTGCAAGTTTGAGGTCAAAGGTTAACCAAATGGCTTCAACGTTGAACATGTCAAACTTTGCAAATAGGGATAGTTTGTTTGGGCCTGAAATTAAGCCAGATGCAATGAGCAGAACTGTTGGCTTGGATAATAATGGACTTGTTGGTCTGCAACGGCAAGTTATGAAAG AGCAAGACGAGGGCCTTGAGAAATTGGAGGAAACAGTATTAAGTACAAAACATATTGCATTGGCAGTGAATGAAGAGCTTAGTCTACACACTAGACTCATT GATGACTTGGACGAACATGTAGAGGTTACAGATTCTCGGCTAAGG AGAGTGCAGAAGAACTTGGCAGTTTTAAACAAACGCACCAAAGGTGGTTGCTCGTGCTTGTGCATGCTATTATCAGTGATTGGTATAGTGGTTTTGGTTGTTGTCATATGGCTTCTGGTCAAATATTTGTAG
- the LOC123915224 gene encoding uncharacterized protein LOC123915224, giving the protein MKGRYETLVIKLARDPAESMKLLALWLWLEEVGYGNVVHKIYASSYSIINELADEGVTCLNCIDTNMIHSSFEFNEDDIPQMCCLVDRKISLKMLYENRVLARQGVNMMLKNVCMVALGDIMDQVNMKIIGDDNVNQISTLI; this is encoded by the coding sequence ATGAAAGGGAGATATGAAACCTTGGTGATCAAGCTTGCAAGAGATCCAGCAGAGTCGATGAAACTTCTTGCATTGTGGCTATGGTTGGAAGAGGTTGGATATGGTAACGTGGTTCACAAGATATATGCTTCATCATATTCTATTATCAATGAACTTGCAGATGAAGGTGTTACTTGTCTTAATTGTATCGACACAAATATGATACATTCGTCATTTGAATTTAATGAAGATGACATTCCTCAAATGTGTTGCCTTGTGGATAGAAAAATCTCTCTCAAGATGTTATATGAAAATAGGGTTTTGGCTAGACAAGGGGTGAATATGATGTTAAAGAACGTGTGCATGGTGGCATTGGGAGATATCATGGATCAAGTTAATATGAAGATTATTGGTGATGATAATGTCAATCAAATCTCTACTCTAATTTGA